In Aedes albopictus strain Foshan chromosome 3, AalbF5, whole genome shotgun sequence, the genomic window GCTGTTGTGTCGCTGTTGGTACAGAAAGGAGCCGACGTTCAAGCCCATGGCAATTATCACTTGAATCCGTTGCTGTGGGCTGCAGGTCGTGGCCATACcgaaattgtgaaaatattgGTCAATACGGGAGGAGCCAAACCGAATGTGGGTGATAAGTACGGAACGACTCCGTTGGTTTGGGCCTGTCGGAAGGGGAACGCAGAGATCGTGGACACTCTTTTGAAAGCAGGGGCAAACGTCGATACAGCTGGTATGTATTCGTGGACTCCGCTTTTGGTCGCGGTTACTGGTGGCCATCAGGAGTGTGTCTCACTGCTGTTGGAGCGGAAACCCAATGTGAACGCACTGGACAAGGATGGGATGACTGCACTATCGATTGCATGTAGAGAAGGGCTAACGGAAGTGGCATCTGCTTTGATTGCGGCCGGAGCTTATGTGAATGTTCAGGACCGTGCGGGTGATACGCCTCTGATCAATGCCGTTAAAGGAGGATACCGCAGTGTGGTAGAGATTTTGCTAAAACGTCATGTTGACGTGGATATACAGGGAAAAGATAGGAAGACTGCCTTATATACCGCCGTGGAAAAAGGACACACTATATTAGTAAAACTGATTTTACAATCCAACCCTGATTTGGAGCTATCGACGAAGGATGGTGACACGCCGCTCTTGCGAGCGGTACGCAATAGGAATCTTGAAATGGTGCAAATGTTGCTGGAGAGGAAAGCAAAGGTTGGTGCTGCCGACAAACGGGGAGATACATGCTTGCACGTAGCCATGCGGGCCCGTTCCAAAGCGATCGTTGAGGCTTTACTTAGCAATCCGAAATACAGTCAATTACTGTATCGCTCGAATAAGGCAGGAGAAACCCCTTATGGTATTGATGCAATGCATCAGAAGACAATTCTAGGACAAGTTTTCGGAGCACGGCGCCTGAATGCCAATGAAGATTCGGAAGGAATGTTAGGCTACGGGTTATATTCTTCAGCACTAGCAGATGTACTTAGCGAACCGACGTTGACGACCCCAATCACCGTTGGTTTGTACGCCAAGTGGGGAAGTGGTAAGAGCTTTCTGTTAGCAAAACTTCGAGAGGAGATGAAAAGCTTCGCCCAGCAATGGTCTGAACCACCGATTCGTGCTCCGATATTGTTCTTCCTAGTTTGCCTTCACGTCGCCGTTGTAATTGGTACAGTTATTGGACTCGCTACCTGGAGTTACATCTTGGGACTCGTTACCGGAATTTCACTGTTAATCCTGATCTactttttcaactatttattcAAATTCCTGGACCGACGGTACGATCTTGAATGGCTGTATAGCCTGAACTATGGTTTGTCAAGGAAGCTCGGGCGGCTTCGGCTCATACTACAAGTGGCCTTCTGCCATCCACCTGGTCCGCAAAGCGATTCCCAACCAATGCCGGTTCGCTTTCATTTTGCGGAAGCGAGTGGCGCCGCCCCGAATGGAGATGCTGCCGTTGCCTTAATGTTGGCTTCAATATTTGATGCCATCGAAGCTCACTACGGATCGCTGGCGACTGGGTTGTACCGTGCATTCAGACCAAAGCCATGTAAGTATTACAGGTTATAGGGTATCTATGGCAAATTGATCAGTTGAATATCTCACAAacaaaggaaacaaaaaaaatctcatttcacAGATGtcctttttttttgaaagttttacaaaGATTCTGCTCAAAATGCCATAAACTCTGCTTTTTTAtggtttccaaaattttcttaaaatgttttcttatGTTGCTAACTCTGTCCAATGATCAATTTGCTCTCAATTGAAAATAATTTCGCTGCTGATAAGATGACTTATTTaccaataatttttattttatattgcaGTGAAAGCAACTGGAGGCTGGAAGTGGCGCCGGATGTGCTGTATGCCTGTGGTATTGTTATTTGAACTGGGAGTGTTGGGTGTTGTTACAACGGCTTCTTTATCTATTGTTTATACAGAATACGGTAGCAGTGGGAGGTAAGTaaatcaacaaattttgattgtcgCACTAAGTATCACAGCAAGTTTAACTTTCAGGGATGAAATCGCTGTTGCCATCTATATCCTCATCGGGTTCCTCCTGGCAGGAACGATTGCCAATCTGCATGCGTGGTCTAAACTGATCGGGGCACTTTTCATGTCGCAAGGAAAACATCTGAAACGAGCATTTAACAACAACGAGGCTGCGCCTCTCACAGCTCTAGGAGCCGAAGTAAGCTTGATGACGGATATGGTTCGCTGTTTGGATGCATTTACTAATCAACAGAGTCGACTGGTTGGAGTTGTCGATGCTCTGGATTCCTGTGATACTGAACGAACGCTGACCATACTGAATGCCATTCAAACACTCCTCTCAGCTCCGCAACGGCCATTCGTGTTGCTATTGGCCGTTGATCCTCATGTTATAGCTAAAGCTGCAGAGGCTAACAGTAGGCGATTGTTCACCGAGGGCGGTATTGGAGGTCACGATTTCCTCAGAAATCTAGTCCACCTTCCGGTATATCTGCAAAATTCCGGCTTAAGAAAAGTTCAGCGTGCTCAAAGTACTGCAATGGCCACCTATCGCCGTATCGTTCCGGACATTAGCAGGGACGATGAACCACACCTGGGGCACTCGGCATCTGCTAGACGGTTATCGAATGCTTCCGAGATCATGTCGAGCCAAGAGAAACTCCGAGCCATGCCCGGATCGTCTAGGGGAGGAAGTAAAAAACTGCGCGTGTCAGACTCAATTGCCAGTTCTATTGGATCGAATCTCCATAAACTGGGTCAAAATCCACCGGTAGATCTATCGAAAATTGTTTTGACCGATGATTATTTCAGTGACGTGAATCCTCGCAGCATGCGAAGATTGAtgaatgttatttacataaccgGTAAGTAAGAATGTGTATATGTATTTTCTTTCAAGTTCTAAAAAAGTTTCTTGTTTTTTCAGTGCGCCTTCTAAAGGCCTTTCAAATAGACTTTAGTTGGTACCGGCTAAGTTCGTGGATCAACCTTACAGAGCAGTGGCCTTTGCGCGCCAGTATGATCGTGCTGGAACATGACCAAGCTGGAGAGAATTTTGACGATTCCATGTCGCTGCAGGCGGTTTACGATAAGTATGTAATCTATTTATTTTGTCCATAAAACAAATAACAGAAACATGGCAAATGTATGgtaaccttttttttttcttatgacaTAAATGTCGCCTATGGAGGATAACGCCCAAGACAATTTTTTGAATCACGTTCTCTGttttggacttttttttttgcattttagtatTTTCTTTGCCTTTACTGCATTTTCTCTGTTGTCCGTCAACAAGCCTTGCTCAGTCCACAACATTTGGAAATTTGGATAGTTTGTGACATCCAGCAGGTGTCGAAAACAACTGTGGTTTAAGGGGTTAGACACAGGTCGAGATTTGGGGTTTCGCGTTCCAATATTCTTCCTTAGCTCAGTTTTTCGTTGAATTACCTATCTTCTATTTCTTTCTTCTTTACTATTATGCATGTTGGTCACAAAACTGTCACAACAATCTTATAACTAATTCCTTCTTATTCTTGCAGGGTTCGTCCGAAGATTGCTTGCTTAAGAGAAGCAGCGAATTTGCTAGATCTGGACAGAGACGAACGCAAACTGGATGCGTTTCTACAGCTGCACAAATCCGATTTGCTGGTTTCGGATTTGAGAATTTTCCTACCATTTACCATCAATCTGGATCCATACCTGAGGAAAGTGCTTAAAGAAGATCAGCAAGCAATGGAAGATGAGGGCATTATAATCCCCATCAAGAGCACGTTACCACCCATGAAGCCGCACAGCTTCGTTCCTACGCGCCATTCACACCAGAACATCATTCATCCGACCCCGCAGCATCCGACGAGTCTTCCAACATGGGCCGGTTTCTTCAATACTCCTCCGGCCATGGCTATGATGAACTATTACAACCCGAATTTAGCTAATCTAATGCACCCCGATGGCGGCAGTATGAAAAAGACCGGATCGTCAGGCATCCTCATCGATCACACCAGCAGTGataatcattccaataatggtaCTTCTTCGCTATCAGGAAACTCCAAGCAGCCTACGAAGAGCCTTCTTAATCGTGGCTCTCCGCCGATTGACTTCGATATCTCCAACATCCAACTCGACAAGTTGACCGTCGATGAACTTATCGAGTTACTGGGTCGGGTAAGCGACCTGAAGCCGGCCCTGGACAAAATGGCACCAGTATTGCGAG contains:
- the LOC109420153 gene encoding kinase D-interacting substrate of 220 kDa isoform X6, producing MKMIGYDELILNVQRLKEYSRRISRSSKVHALNRCDSMGSLSHRTLLQFLDSNDLAGLKSFLGTRQLQVDDRDDNATTVLMIASGRGATSFVKELIARGADVQAQDLDNWSALLFAAKAGHVDIVEILLDNGADIEHRDMGGWTALMWGSYKGHTAVVSLLVQKGADVQAHGNYHLNPLLWAAGRGHTEIVKILVNTGGAKPNVGDKYGTTPLVWACRKGNAEIVDTLLKAGANVDTAGMYSWTPLLVAVTGGHQECVSLLLERKPNVNALDKDGMTALSIACREGLTEVASALIAAGAYVNVQDRAGDTPLINAVKGGYRSVVEILLKRHVDVDIQGKDRKTALYTAVEKGHTILVKLILQSNPDLELSTKDGDTPLLRAVRNRNLEMVQMLLERKAKVGAADKRGDTCLHVAMRARSKAIVEALLSNPKYSQLLYRSNKAGETPYGIDAMHQKTILGQVFGARRLNANEDSEGMLGYGLYSSALADVLSEPTLTTPITVGLYAKWGSGKSFLLAKLREEMKSFAQQWSEPPIRAPILFFLVCLHVAVVIGTVIGLATWSYILGLVTGISLLILIYFFNYLFKFLDRRYDLEWLYSLNYGLSRKLGRLRLILQVAFCHPPGPQSDSQPMPVRFHFAEASGAAPNGDAAVALMLASIFDAIEAHYGSLATGLYRAFRPKPLKATGGWKWRRMCCMPVVLLFELGVLGVVTTASLSIVYTEYGSSGRDEIAVAIYILIGFLLAGTIANLHAWSKLIGALFMSQGKHLKRAFNNNEAAPLTALGAEVSLMTDMVRCLDAFTNQQSRLVGVVDALDSCDTERTLTILNAIQTLLSAPQRPFVLLLAVDPHVIAKAAEANSRRLFTEGGIGGHDFLRNLVHLPVYLQNSGLRKVQRAQSTAMATYRRIVPDISRDDEPHLGHSASARRLSNASEIMSSQEKLRAMPGSSRGGSKKLRVSDSIASSIGSNLHKLGQNPPVDLSKIVLTDDYFSDVNPRSMRRLMNVIYITVRLLKAFQIDFSWYRLSSWINLTEQWPLRASMIVLEHDQAGENFDDSMSLQAVYDKVRPKIACLREAANLLDLDRDERKLDAFLQLHKSDLLVSDLRIFLPFTINLDPYLRKVLKEDQQAMEDEGIIIPIKSTLPPMKPHSFVPTRHSHQNIIHPTPQHPTSLPTWAGFFNTPPAMAMMNYYNPNLANLMHPDGGSMKKTGSSGILIDHTSSDNHSNNGTSSLSGNSKQPTKSLLNRGSPPIDFDISNIQLDKLTVDELIELLGRVSDLKPALDKMAPVLRDNAISGRVLSYCSLDELKTVLNLSFGHWEIFKMLILQLRENNSVLKKTTKTTTFAKGVGDSLEISDSLPTSTQSPASQSVFQPVRQKSQNLLEKQVTLEEQMICGALQTLNEDAFEDVVGSERPSPSGEMFSQYLAPIRESSEIGSPPRLSYNFTNPNLLDRSPGAAAANGEDPFHHHRSQLRSHSLHDESLSSVVIMPHYPSNVDDTKL
- the LOC109420153 gene encoding kinase D-interacting substrate of 220 kDa isoform X4; the encoded protein is MTFPKSCKTLSQFVKRKSTKLTDRITRNLGMERKGSYGHVKALVNSIHGSFPGAVLLDTGSLGSNPSSSATEVTASVATFVSPTDDPTGDSGAASPSKMPHRLRIPSLVVTGSQSPFHIASNPPGMGEGDNSLRRFSFALMRRHSNTALNRCDSMGSLSHRTLLQFLDSNDLAGLKSFLGTRQLQVDDRDDNATTVLMIASGRGATSFVKELIARGADVQAQDLDNWSALLFAAKAGHVDIVEILLDNGADIEHRDMGGWTALMWGSYKGHTAVVSLLVQKGADVQAHGNYHLNPLLWAAGRGHTEIVKILVNTGGAKPNVGDKYGTTPLVWACRKGNAEIVDTLLKAGANVDTAGMYSWTPLLVAVTGGHQECVSLLLERKPNVNALDKDGMTALSIACREGLTEVASALIAAGAYVNVQDRAGDTPLINAVKGGYRSVVEILLKRHVDVDIQGKDRKTALYTAVEKGHTILVKLILQSNPDLELSTKDGDTPLLRAVRNRNLEMVQMLLERKAKVGAADKRGDTCLHVAMRARSKAIVEALLSNPKYSQLLYRSNKAGETPYGIDAMHQKTILGQVFGARRLNANEDSEGMLGYGLYSSALADVLSEPTLTTPITVGLYAKWGSGKSFLLAKLREEMKSFAQQWSEPPIRAPILFFLVCLHVAVVIGTVIGLATWSYILGLVTGISLLILIYFFNYLFKFLDRRYDLEWLYSLNYGLSRKLGRLRLILQVAFCHPPGPQSDSQPMPVRFHFAEASGAAPNGDAAVALMLASIFDAIEAHYGSLATGLYRAFRPKPLKATGGWKWRRMCCMPVVLLFELGVLGVVTTASLSIVYTEYGSSGRDEIAVAIYILIGFLLAGTIANLHAWSKLIGALFMSQGKHLKRAFNNNEAAPLTALGAEVSLMTDMVRCLDAFTNQQSRLVGVVDALDSCDTERTLTILNAIQTLLSAPQRPFVLLLAVDPHVIAKAAEANSRRLFTEGGIGGHDFLRNLVHLPVYLQNSGLRKVQRAQSTAMATYRRIVPDISRDDEPHLGHSASARRLSNASEIMSSQEKLRAMPGSSRGGSKKLRVSDSIASSIGSNLHKLGQNPPVDLSKIVLTDDYFSDVNPRSMRRLMNVIYITVRLLKAFQIDFSWYRLSSWINLTEQWPLRASMIVLEHDQAGENFDDSMSLQAVYDKVRPKIACLREAANLLDLDRDERKLDAFLQLHKSDLLVSDLRIFLPFTINLDPYLRKVLKEDQQAMEDEGIIIPIKSTLPPMKPHSFVPTRHSHQNIIHPTPQHPTSLPTWAGFFNTPPAMAMMNYYNPNLANLMHPDGGSMKKTGSSGILIDHTSSDNHSNNGTSSLSGNSKQPTKSLLNRGSPPIDFDISNIQLDKLTVDELIELLGRVSDLKPALDKMAPVLRDNAISGRVLSYCSLDELKTVLNLSFGHWEIFKMLILQLRENNSVLKKTTKTTTFAKGVGDSLEISDSLPTSTQSPASQSVFQPVRQKSQNLLEKQVTLEEQMICGALQTLNEDAFEDVVGSERPSPSVSLRSSPIPSPKQTTSILKPTGSIRRSDKRVTMCDMENNTFSPTFIEILNENLARKSVKRQFSINDPDGHFN
- the LOC109420153 gene encoding kinase D-interacting substrate of 220 kDa isoform X2 — its product is MTFPKSCKTLSQFVKRKSTKLTDRITRNLGMERKGSYGHVKALVNSIHGSFPGAVLLDTGSLGSNPSSSATEVTASVATFVSPTDDPTGDSGAASPSKMPHRLRIPSLVVTGSQSPFHIASNPPGMGEGDNSLRRFSFALMRRHSNTALNRCDSMGSLSHRTLLQFLDSNDLAGLKSFLGTRQLQVDDRDDNATTVLMIASGRGATSFVKELIARGADVQAQDLDNWSALLFAAKAGHVDIVEILLDNGADIEHRDMGGWTALMWGSYKGHTAVVSLLVQKGADVQAHGNYHLNPLLWAAGRGHTEIVKILVNTGGAKPNVGDKYGTTPLVWACRKGNAEIVDTLLKAGANVDTAGMYSWTPLLVAVTGGHQECVSLLLERKPNVNALDKDGMTALSIACREGLTEVASALIAAGAYVNVQDRAGDTPLINAVKGGYRSVVEILLKRHVDVDIQGKDRKTALYTAVEKGHTILVKLILQSNPDLELSTKDGDTPLLRAVRNRNLEMVQMLLERKAKVGAADKRGDTCLHVAMRARSKAIVEALLSNPKYSQLLYRSNKAGETPYGIDAMHQKTILGQVFGARRLNANEDSEGMLGYGLYSSALADVLSEPTLTTPITVGLYAKWGSGKSFLLAKLREEMKSFAQQWSEPPIRAPILFFLVCLHVAVVIGTVIGLATWSYILGLVTGISLLILIYFFNYLFKFLDRRYDLEWLYSLNYGLSRKLGRLRLILQVAFCHPPGPQSDSQPMPVRFHFAEASGAAPNGDAAVALMLASIFDAIEAHYGSLATGLYRAFRPKPLKATGGWKWRRMCCMPVVLLFELGVLGVVTTASLSIVYTEYGSSGRDEIAVAIYILIGFLLAGTIANLHAWSKLIGALFMSQGKHLKRAFNNNEAAPLTALGAEVSLMTDMVRCLDAFTNQQSRLVGVVDALDSCDTERTLTILNAIQTLLSAPQRPFVLLLAVDPHVIAKAAEANSRRLFTEGGIGGHDFLRNLVHLPVYLQNSGLRKVQRAQSTAMATYRRIVPDISRDDEPHLGHSASARRLSNASEIMSSQEKLRAMPGSSRGGSKKLRVSDSIASSIGSNLHKLGQNPPVDLSKIVLTDDYFSDVNPRSMRRLMNVIYITVRLLKAFQIDFSWYRLSSWINLTEQWPLRASMIVLEHDQAGENFDDSMSLQAVYDKVRPKIACLREAANLLDLDRDERKLDAFLQLHKSDLLVSDLRIFLPFTINLDPYLRKVLKEDQQAMEDEGIIIPIKSTLPPMKPHSFVPTRHSHQNIIHPTPQHPTSLPTWAGFFNTPPAMAMMNYYNPNLANLMHPDGGSMKKTGSSGILIDHTSSDNHSNNGTSSLSGNSKQPTKSLLNRGSPPIDFDISNIQLDKLTVDELIELLGRVSDLKPALDKMAPVLRDNAISGRVLSYCSLDELKTVLNLSFGHWEIFKMLILQLRENNSVLKKTTKTTTFAKGVGDSLEISDSLPTSTQSPASQSVFQPVRQKSQNLLEKQVTLEEQMICGALQTLNEDAFEDVVGSERPSPSGEMFSQYLAPIRESSEIGSPPRLSYNFTNPNLLDRSPGAAAANGEDPFHHHRSQLRSHSLHDESLSSVVIMPHYPSNVDDTKL
- the LOC109420153 gene encoding kinase D-interacting substrate of 220 kDa isoform X3, which encodes MTFPKSCKTLSQFVKRKSTKLTDRITRNLGMERKGSYGHVKALVNSIHGSFPGAVLLDTGSLGSNPSSSATEVTASVATFVSPTDDPTGDSGAASPSKMPHRLRIPSLVVTGSQSPFHIASNPPGMGEGDNSLRRFSFALMRRHSNTALNRCDSMGSLSHRTLLQFLDSNDLAGLKSFLGTRQLQVDDRDDNATTVLMIASGRGATSFVKELIARGADVQAQDLDNWSALLFAAKAGHVDIVEILLDNGADIEHRDMGGWTALMWGSYKGHTAVVSLLVQKGADVQAHGNYHLNPLLWAAGRGHTEIVKILVNTGGAKPNVGDKYGTTPLVWACRKGNAEIVDTLLKAGANVDTAGMYSWTPLLVAVTGGHQECVSLLLERKPNVNALDKDGMTALSIACREGLTEVASALIAAGAYVNVQDRAGDTPLINAVKGGYRSVVEILLKRHVDVDIQGKDRKTALYTAVEKGHTILVKLILQSNPDLELSTKDGDTPLLRAVRNRNLEMVQMLLERKAKVGAADKRGDTCLHVAMRARSKAIVEALLSNPKYSQLLYRSNKAGETPYGIDAMHQKTILGQVFGARRLNANEDSEGMLGYGLYSSALADVLSEPTLTTPITVGLYAKWGSGKSFLLAKLREEMKSFAQQWSEPPIRAPILFFLVCLHVAVVIGTVIGLATWSYILGLVTGISLLILIYFFNYLFKFLDRRYDLEWLYSLNYGLSRKLGRLRLILQVAFCHPPGPQSDSQPMPVRFHFAEASGAAPNGDAAVALMLASIFDAIEAHYGSLATGLYRAFRPKPLKATGGWKWRRMCCMPVVLLFELGVLGVVTTASLSIVYTEYGSSGRDEIAVAIYILIGFLLAGTIANLHAWSKLIGALFMSQGKHLKRAFNNNEAAPLTALGAEVSLMTDMVRCLDAFTNQQSRLVGVVDALDSCDTERTLTILNAIQTLLSAPQRPFVLLLAVDPHVIAKAAEANSRRLFTEGGIGGHDFLRNLVHLPVYLQNSGLRKVQRAQSTAMATYRRIVPDISRDDEPHLGHSASARRLSNASEIMSSQEKLRAMPGSSRGGSKKLRVSDSIASSIGSNLHKLGQNPPVDLSKIVLTDDYFSDVNPRSMRRLMNVIYITVRLLKAFQIDFSWYRLSSWINLTEQWPLRASMIVLEHDQAGENFDDSMSLQAVYDKVRPKIACLREAANLLDLDRDERKLDAFLQLHKSDLLVSDLRIFLPFTINLDPYLRKVLKEDQQAMEDEGIIIPIKSTLPPMKPHSFVPTRHSHQNIIHPTPQHPTSLPTWAGFFNTPPAMAMMNYYNPNLANLMHPDGGSMKKTGSSGILIDHTSSDNHSNNGTSSLSGNSKQPTKSLLNRGSPPIDFDISNIQLDKLTVDELIELLGRVSDLKPALDKMAPVLRDNAISGRVLSYCSLDELKTVLNLSFGHWEIFKMLILQLRENNSVLKKTTKTTTFAKGVGDSLEISDSLPTSTQSPASQSVFQPVRQKSQNLLEKQPNKVHDYEYLQVTLEEQMICGALQTLNEDAFEDVVGSERPSPSVSLRSSPIPSPKQTTSILKPTGSIRRSDKRVTMCDMENNTFSPTFIEILNENLARKSVKRQFSINDPDGHFN
- the LOC109420153 gene encoding kinase D-interacting substrate of 220 kDa isoform X1; translation: MTFPKSCKTLSQFVKRKSTKLTDRITRNLGMERKGSYGHVKALVNSIHGSFPGAVLLDTGSLGSNPSSSATEVTASVATFVSPTDDPTGDSGAASPSKMPHRLRIPSLVVTGSQSPFHIASNPPGMGEGDNSLRRFSFALMRRHSNTALNRCDSMGSLSHRTLLQFLDSNDLAGLKSFLGTRQLQVDDRDDNATTVLMIASGRGATSFVKELIARGADVQAQDLDNWSALLFAAKAGHVDIVEILLDNGADIEHRDMGGWTALMWGSYKGHTAVVSLLVQKGADVQAHGNYHLNPLLWAAGRGHTEIVKILVNTGGAKPNVGDKYGTTPLVWACRKGNAEIVDTLLKAGANVDTAGMYSWTPLLVAVTGGHQECVSLLLERKPNVNALDKDGMTALSIACREGLTEVASALIAAGAYVNVQDRAGDTPLINAVKGGYRSVVEILLKRHVDVDIQGKDRKTALYTAVEKGHTILVKLILQSNPDLELSTKDGDTPLLRAVRNRNLEMVQMLLERKAKVGAADKRGDTCLHVAMRARSKAIVEALLSNPKYSQLLYRSNKAGETPYGIDAMHQKTILGQVFGARRLNANEDSEGMLGYGLYSSALADVLSEPTLTTPITVGLYAKWGSGKSFLLAKLREEMKSFAQQWSEPPIRAPILFFLVCLHVAVVIGTVIGLATWSYILGLVTGISLLILIYFFNYLFKFLDRRYDLEWLYSLNYGLSRKLGRLRLILQVAFCHPPGPQSDSQPMPVRFHFAEASGAAPNGDAAVALMLASIFDAIEAHYGSLATGLYRAFRPKPLKATGGWKWRRMCCMPVVLLFELGVLGVVTTASLSIVYTEYGSSGRDEIAVAIYILIGFLLAGTIANLHAWSKLIGALFMSQGKHLKRAFNNNEAAPLTALGAEVSLMTDMVRCLDAFTNQQSRLVGVVDALDSCDTERTLTILNAIQTLLSAPQRPFVLLLAVDPHVIAKAAEANSRRLFTEGGIGGHDFLRNLVHLPVYLQNSGLRKVQRAQSTAMATYRRIVPDISRDDEPHLGHSASARRLSNASEIMSSQEKLRAMPGSSRGGSKKLRVSDSIASSIGSNLHKLGQNPPVDLSKIVLTDDYFSDVNPRSMRRLMNVIYITVRLLKAFQIDFSWYRLSSWINLTEQWPLRASMIVLEHDQAGENFDDSMSLQAVYDKVRPKIACLREAANLLDLDRDERKLDAFLQLHKSDLLVSDLRIFLPFTINLDPYLRKVLKEDQQAMEDEGIIIPIKSTLPPMKPHSFVPTRHSHQNIIHPTPQHPTSLPTWAGFFNTPPAMAMMNYYNPNLANLMHPDGGSMKKTGSSGILIDHTSSDNHSNNGTSSLSGNSKQPTKSLLNRGSPPIDFDISNIQLDKLTVDELIELLGRVSDLKPALDKMAPVLRDNAISGRVLSYCSLDELKTVLNLSFGHWEIFKMLILQLRENNSVLKKTTKTTTFAKGVGDSLEISDSLPTSTQSPASQSVFQPVRQKSQNLLEKQPNKVHDYEYLQVTLEEQMICGALQTLNEDAFEDVVGSERPSPSGEMFSQYLAPIRESSEIGSPPRLSYNFTNPNLLDRSPGAAAANGEDPFHHHRSQLRSHSLHDESLSSVVIMPHYPSNVDDTKL
- the LOC109420153 gene encoding kinase D-interacting substrate of 220 kDa isoform X7, translating into MYPTDVELVWSTISNVPALNRCDSMGSLSHRTLLQFLDSNDLAGLKSFLGTRQLQVDDRDDNATTVLMIASGRGATSFVKELIARGADVQAQDLDNWSALLFAAKAGHVDIVEILLDNGADIEHRDMGGWTALMWGSYKGHTAVVSLLVQKGADVQAHGNYHLNPLLWAAGRGHTEIVKILVNTGGAKPNVGDKYGTTPLVWACRKGNAEIVDTLLKAGANVDTAGMYSWTPLLVAVTGGHQECVSLLLERKPNVNALDKDGMTALSIACREGLTEVASALIAAGAYVNVQDRAGDTPLINAVKGGYRSVVEILLKRHVDVDIQGKDRKTALYTAVEKGHTILVKLILQSNPDLELSTKDGDTPLLRAVRNRNLEMVQMLLERKAKVGAADKRGDTCLHVAMRARSKAIVEALLSNPKYSQLLYRSNKAGETPYGIDAMHQKTILGQVFGARRLNANEDSEGMLGYGLYSSALADVLSEPTLTTPITVGLYAKWGSGKSFLLAKLREEMKSFAQQWSEPPIRAPILFFLVCLHVAVVIGTVIGLATWSYILGLVTGISLLILIYFFNYLFKFLDRRYDLEWLYSLNYGLSRKLGRLRLILQVAFCHPPGPQSDSQPMPVRFHFAEASGAAPNGDAAVALMLASIFDAIEAHYGSLATGLYRAFRPKPLKATGGWKWRRMCCMPVVLLFELGVLGVVTTASLSIVYTEYGSSGRDEIAVAIYILIGFLLAGTIANLHAWSKLIGALFMSQGKHLKRAFNNNEAAPLTALGAEVSLMTDMVRCLDAFTNQQSRLVGVVDALDSCDTERTLTILNAIQTLLSAPQRPFVLLLAVDPHVIAKAAEANSRRLFTEGGIGGHDFLRNLVHLPVYLQNSGLRKVQRAQSTAMATYRRIVPDISRDDEPHLGHSASARRLSNASEIMSSQEKLRAMPGSSRGGSKKLRVSDSIASSIGSNLHKLGQNPPVDLSKIVLTDDYFSDVNPRSMRRLMNVIYITVRLLKAFQIDFSWYRLSSWINLTEQWPLRASMIVLEHDQAGENFDDSMSLQAVYDKVRPKIACLREAANLLDLDRDERKLDAFLQLHKSDLLVSDLRIFLPFTINLDPYLRKVLKEDQQAMEDEGIIIPIKSTLPPMKPHSFVPTRHSHQNIIHPTPQHPTSLPTWAGFFNTPPAMAMMNYYNPNLANLMHPDGGSMKKTGSSGILIDHTSSDNHSNNGTSSLSGNSKQPTKSLLNRGSPPIDFDISNIQLDKLTVDELIELLGRVSDLKPALDKMAPVLRDNAISGRVLSYCSLDELKTVLNLSFGHWEIFKMLILQLRENNSVLKKTTKTTTFAKGVGDSLEISDSLPTSTQSPASQSVFQPVRQKSQNLLEKQPNKVHDYEYLQVTLEEQMICGALQTLNEDAFEDVVGSERPSPSGEMFSQYLAPIRESSEIGSPPRLSYNFTNPNLLDRSPGAAAANGEDPFHHHRSQLRSHSLHDESLSSVVIMPHYPSNVDDTKL